A portion of the Sphingobacterium spiritivorum genome contains these proteins:
- the traK gene encoding conjugative transposon protein TraK: MIIKNIEAKIRLATFIAGASLIAAVLMVMTVSFFAYKQVGNARKSVYILDANNVPMSASQTDVEVNRPIEYRTHINLFHSLFFTLAPDDKFIEYQMRKAMYLIDESGALQYNNLREKGFFNSVLSSSSVLTIQTDSIHVDPVKKYFRYYGKQTIDRRSSTVVRTLVTEGYLRDLDVRTENNGHGILITRWKTLENKDISYVQKNNF, translated from the coding sequence ATGATAATAAAAAATATTGAAGCCAAGATCAGGCTTGCCACCTTTATTGCCGGGGCAAGTCTGATTGCCGCCGTGCTCATGGTGATGACAGTATCTTTTTTTGCCTACAAACAGGTAGGCAATGCACGTAAATCCGTGTATATACTTGACGCTAACAACGTTCCCATGTCTGCAAGCCAGACCGATGTTGAAGTAAACAGACCCATCGAGTACCGTACACATATCAACCTTTTCCATTCACTATTTTTTACGCTCGCACCGGACGATAAATTCATCGAATACCAGATGCGAAAAGCCATGTACCTGATCGATGAATCCGGTGCATTGCAGTACAACAACCTGCGGGAAAAGGGATTTTTCAATTCCGTGCTGTCGTCCAGTTCCGTTCTCACCATCCAGACCGATTCCATCCATGTCGATCCGGTGAAAAAGTACTTCCGCTACTATGGTAAACAGACCATAGATCGGCGTAGCTCGACGGTAGTACGCACATTGGTCACGGAGGGCTATTTGCGAGACCTTGACGTGCGTACGGAGAACAATGGTCACGGTATATTGATAACCCGATGGAAAACGCTCGAAAACAAAGACATCAGCTATGTTCAAAAAAATAACTTCTAA